In the genome of Verrucomicrobiota bacterium, the window GACCAAGCCTTGCTGGAGATCACGGCGTACGAGCTGGCCAGCTACCTGGTCAAGAACGGCCACGTCGAGAAGGCTTCCGGTCTCCTGAAGGACCTGATTGTCAAAGATCCCAAAGCGGTCACCGCACGGTGCGTGCGCGCGCTGGCTCAAATCGCTTACGAATGCAAAAGCTGGCCGGACGCCGAGGCGCTCTGGCGTGTGGCGTCGGGCGCAGAACCGTCGAACGCCGAAGCCTGGGTCAAACTCGCGCATAGCCTGGTCGAGCTGGGCCGCCAGACCGAAGCCGAAGGTTGCGCCGCCAAGGCCCGGGCCCTCCTGGCGTCCCGCCCCCCAGACGCCGCCCCGACAGATTGCGATGCCTGGCTCGCGGGAATTCATGAACAAATCTGTCTGAGTTTCCTGGGCAACGCGGTGCCGAAGGCGGCGGATCTGGTCAGAATGTTTTCATTGCCGGGAACCTATCTGCGCAGCGTCGCGGCGGGACGGAACGGCCTCGGGCGCGGCGCCTCGCTTCAGGACGCGGACATCCACCAACGTCTGGAGGAAGCGCTGGCGACGTGGGAGGCCGGCGGACGCACGGTTCCTTATCTCCAACAACGCGGGAGGGGCCTTGCGAAAGGCGCAGCTCCAGTCACTCGGCCCGCCGGAAAAGTTCTTCTCGTGCTGCGCCGGTATTTTTTGGGCCGCGCGGATTCCCGATTGCACGAACTGGGTGTTTTCATCGAGACCTCGGCGAAGGCCGTCGGCCTGGAAACGGTTTTTTTCCCTGCGGATCCTTTTCTGAATCCGACGGCGATTCAGCCCGACCAACAATACTCCGAGTTGGATCGTCTCGGGCGCACGATTCTTTCGCTGAAGCCCGATCTGGTTATCTTCGATGATCTCTGCAACCAGGAACCGCCGGAGGAATACATCACGCCGGAGGTTTATAAGAACGTGTTTCGCGCGCTCAAGGAACAACACCCCTTCAAACTCGTCAGCCTGTATCCGGACTCCTGGATGACCAAATCGTGGTTTACGATGGAGTTCGCGAGTTCGTTTCTGGACGTCGTGTGGCCGTTGAACTTTTCGCCTCCGGCCAGCGGCGCTGAGATTCCCGGCGTGAAGACCTTCTGGGCGCCGATTCCATATCCGGAAGCGTTGTTCCGGCCCGGCCCGGCCGGCAAAGACATCGGCGCCGCCTTCGTGGGGAGTTTGTTCGATTACAACTCGCCTCGCGGCATCTGGCTGACTTTGCTCAAATCCCGGGGCATCCCTTGCCAGCTTTTTCTTTCGACGCACACGACGAGCGGCTCCCGGGCCGGGGCGTCGCCGGAGGAATACGCCGCGTTCATGAGCCGGCTCCGCATCAGCGTGAACTTTTCCGCGCGCGCCACGGGCCGGAAAATCATGACGGGCCGCGCGTGGGAATCCATCATCGCCCGGGCCCTGCTGCTCGAAGAGGACAATGAGGAGATCCAGCGATTCTTCGTTCCCTTCGTCCATTACATTCCCTTCACGAACATCGACGAATTGCAGGCATATCTCGGCTATTTCGAACGGCACGAAGACGCGCGGCGAGCGGTTGCGGAGCGCGCTTATGAATGGTTTCTCCAACTGTTCTCCAAGGACCGCATCTGGCGAGATCTGATTTCGGCGGCCACTGACCCATGAGTTCGGCGAAGACTTCCATGGACCTTTTGCAGGAAGCCCTGGCTTTGCACAAGCAGGGCGAACTGGAAGAGGCCGGCAAACGGTATCGCGAAGTTCTCGCGGCCGAGCCGAATCATCCTTCCGCGCTCCACCTCATGGGCCTCCTGGCCGTGCAGCAGGAGAAACCGGAAGAAGCTCTCGATTGGCTCAGCAAAGCGCTCGCCGCCCACCCGAATTCGCCCGTCTGTTACAGCGACCTGGGGTTGGTCCTGTGCGGGCTGGAACGGTTCGAGGCGGCGGAGTCGGCCTTCCGCCGCGCGCTGGAACTGCAGCCGCAATTTCCCGATGCCTTGTGGAGTTGGGGAAATCTCTACCGCGAATTCGGGTTTCTGGACCGCGCCGCATCGTGTTACGAACAAGCTCTTGCCCAGCGAGCGGATTATCCCGAAGCGGCCGAGAGTCTTCGCGCTCTGCAAAAAAGCCGCGAAAACCTGGCGGCATTTGTTGAGGGCCTGAAGCGCGCGCGGCGTTCCGAACAGCGACGCAGCGGGAGCGACGCGACCCCGCTCAAGCTGGAGCGTCGTGAATTGCTCCCTCTGGTGTTGAATGAACTCGGTTTGAAAGGCGTCGGCGTCGAGATCGGTGTCAAAGAAGGAAAATTTTCGGAGCGAATCCTGCGCCT includes:
- a CDS encoding glycosyltransferase, translating into MDSRAHEPERRSPARRASVRLENHAGSETALRGSWAEPLPILQRPGGSTKLRPTSETMSDQALLEITAYELASYLVKNGHVEKASGLLKDLIVKDPKAVTARCVRALAQIAYECKSWPDAEALWRVASGAEPSNAEAWVKLAHSLVELGRQTEAEGCAAKARALLASRPPDAAPTDCDAWLAGIHEQICLSFLGNAVPKAADLVRMFSLPGTYLRSVAAGRNGLGRGASLQDADIHQRLEEALATWEAGGRTVPYLQQRGRGLAKGAAPVTRPAGKVLLVLRRYFLGRADSRLHELGVFIETSAKAVGLETVFFPADPFLNPTAIQPDQQYSELDRLGRTILSLKPDLVIFDDLCNQEPPEEYITPEVYKNVFRALKEQHPFKLVSLYPDSWMTKSWFTMEFASSFLDVVWPLNFSPPASGAEIPGVKTFWAPIPYPEALFRPGPAGKDIGAAFVGSLFDYNSPRGIWLTLLKSRGIPCQLFLSTHTTSGSRAGASPEEYAAFMSRLRISVNFSARATGRKIMTGRAWESIIARALLLEEDNEEIQRFFVPFVHYIPFTNIDELQAYLGYFERHEDARRAVAERAYEWFLQLFSKDRIWRDLISAATDP
- a CDS encoding tetratricopeptide repeat protein, with product MSSAKTSMDLLQEALALHKQGELEEAGKRYREVLAAEPNHPSALHLMGLLAVQQEKPEEALDWLSKALAAHPNSPVCYSDLGLVLCGLERFEAAESAFRRALELQPQFPDALWSWGNLYREFGFLDRAASCYEQALAQRADYPEAAESLRALQKSRENLAAFVEGLKRARRSEQRRSGSDATPLKLERRELLPLVLNELGLKGVGVEIGVKEGKFSERILRLWEGRVLYSVDPWREFGQGDYIDVSNVPQQQQDALYLQTVRRLLPFERRSVVWRITSKEAADILPENSLDFCYIDADHSYRGVSEDIRLWHPKVKRGG